A single window of Cryptococcus neoformans var. neoformans JEC21 chromosome 3 sequence DNA harbors:
- a CDS encoding X15341 cytochrome C oxidase subunit, putative produces the protein MFRLAARAVRPAARGFATSAAAGENEFVAKRTAIRAHAAETTDLWRKISFYVCIPGIIVGGLWTYKIEAAHAEHLAHSDEDLSQRPVYPYMNMRAKPFPWGMQSLFYNPKVNIPAGPPE, from the exons ATGTTCCGACTCGCTGCCCGTGCTGTCCGCCCCGCTGCTAGGGGTTTCGCTACCTCCGCTGCCGCCGGTGAGAACGAGTTCGTCGCCAAGAGGACTGCCATCAGGGCTCACGCTGCTG AGACCACTGACCTCTGGCGAAAGATCTCTTTCTACGTCTGCATCCCCGGTATCATCGTCGGTGGCCTCTGGACTTACAAGATTGAGGCCGCCCACGCTGAGCACCT TGCTCACAGCGACGAGGACCTTTCCCAGAGGCCCGTCTACCCCTACATGAACATGCGAGCCAAGCCTTTCCCTTGGGGTATGCAGTCCCTCTTCTATAAC CCCAAGGTTAACATCCCCGCTGGTCCCCCCGAGTAA
- a CDS encoding Pex3p, putative — translation MPQSQSSWQRRFRRLFFFVGTASTFYLLSSYLLDRLKENRLRAIKEKRHKDLLKNHFTSLISSISFTLYALLPTLQPQVFEAYPVEKTSQAMQGTATTSASSTTTGSTSSIGTSEPLNSLHLYGQGSQELEPPKEAVDNQSPQFSPSVPLVLTVDESWASEFQKKDNAGAEAETESGIMVGGSVGIPEIDDGLSSTVSQPISLPATDTTSGSLSPPSDMSSSAQLGPSPPLLRDPTPSPPVLTKSKKELWKELKLQSIARTITTAYLLPMLYLLTSSQLSILARNTYLNDLASENSHAKGTSNLRGVQSHDNENEYDEDDDYQTPRRNVSEATLTGLSAERPLKKDNKKATGWFSSFSVESMGLTEFVENHASFLPNPVDYLPGTITSYLPSFLSIRQGDDQKNQAQRIGEVQAAEMARQRRIEEEEAERLFLSYSWWLLNEGWKGVAERVDRAVAKVFGSMLLKKELSLHDWEKAIKEVRAQVEMDEAAESGPKLFDFTPFLLPLKPPTSLRAPFPHNPSDHSSHLVSLFDETLTHICSADGRYLLEKGIATLTKSLINSLKEECYALEATSQSQSGFELEGRKKRLVECLPVVSRWGKNIWESVPDSGVEEMLAVSEFEGFAAIIFGDWAGK, via the exons ATGCCTCAAAGCCAGTCGTCGTGGCAGCGTCGCTTTAGgcgtctcttctttttcgtcgGCACCGCGTCCACCTTTTATCTCTTGAGTTCATACCTCTTGGACCGTCTCAAGGAGAATCGTCTCCGTGCgatcaaggaaaagagacaTAAGGACCT GCTCAAAAACCACTTTACTTCTCTCATCTCGAgcatctccttcaccctctATGCACTTTTGCCTACACTTCAGCCGCAGGTGTTCGAAGCTTACCCTGTGGAGAAGACCTCTCAGGCTATGCAAGGGACAGCTACTACATCAGCCTCATCAACCACTACAGGCTCGACCTCCAGTATCGGAACTAGCGAGCCACTGAATTCACTACATCTCTACGGACAAGGAAGTCAGGAGTTAGAACCGCCAAAAGAAGCAGTTGATAATCAAAGTCCCCAGTTCAGCCCTTCAGTCCCTTTGGTACTCACAGTAGATGAGAGCTGGGCCAGCGAGTTTCAGAAAAAAGATAATGCAGGTGCGGAAGCAGAGACGGAGAGTGGGATTATGGTTGGCGGTTCAGTCGGAATCCCAGAGATCGACGATGGG TTGTCTTCCACTGTTTCGCAGCCTATCTCATTACCAGCTACCGACACAACCTCCGGCTCCCTTTCTCCACCCTCTGATATGTCATCATCCGCGCAGCTCggtccatctcctccattgCTGAGGGACcccactccttctccacctgTTCTGACAAAGAGCAAAAAAGAGCTCTGGAAAGAGCTGAAGTTACAGAGTAT TGCTCGAACGATTACAACCGCTTATCTGCTACCTATGCTCTATCTcctcacctcttcccaacTATCCATCCTCGCGCGGAACACTTACCTTAATGACCTCGCATCCGAGAACTCCCACGCCAAGGGAACCTCTAATCTTCGCGGAGTGCAAAGCCACGACAATGAGAACGAatatgatgaggatgatgattaTCAGACTCCCAGACGTAACGTCTCAGAAGCTACTCTCACAGGACTTTCTGCCGAACGACCATTGAAGAAAGACAACAAAAAGGCTACTGGCTggttctcttccttctccgttGAATCAATGGGCCTCACCGAGTTTGTCGAAAACCatgcttccttcctccccaatCCCGTTGACTATCTTCCTGGTACAATAACTTCGTACCTCCCTTCATTTCTATCTATCCGTCAGGGAGATGACCAGAAAAACCAGGCCCAGAGGATCGGTGAGGTTCAAGCTGCTGAGATGGCGAGGCAAAGGAGgattgaggaggaagaggctgagAGGTTATTTTTGAGTTATTCGTGGTGGTTGTTGAATGAAGGTTGGAAAGGTGTGGCGGAAAGGGTTGACCGGGCTGTCGCAAAGGTGTTTGGATC AATGTTACTCAAGAAGGAGTTGAGCTTGCACGATTGGGAAAAGGCGATCAAAGAGGTTCGGGCACaagtggagatggatgaagcCGCAGAATCTGGACCAAAGTTGTTTGA CTTCACCCCGTTCCTCTTGCCCCTCAAGCCGCCAACATCTCTGCGAGCTCCTTTCCCACACAATCCCTCTGACCACTCTTCTCACCTTGTTTCGCTTTTTGACGAAACGCTTACTCATATTTGCTCCGCTGACGGACGCTATCTCTTGGAGAAAGGTATAGCCACATTGACTAAGAGCCTGATTAACAGTCTCAAGGAAGAATGCTACGCTCTTGAAGCAACTTCGCAATCGCAGAGCGGGTTTGAATtagaaggaagaaagaagcgaTTGGTGGAGTGTTTACCAGTGGTTAGTAGATGGGGTAAAAATATATGGGAGAGTGTGCCAGATAGCGGGGTGGAGGAAATGTTGGCTGTGTCAGAGTTTGAGGGCTTTGCAGCGATTATCTTTGGCGACTGGGCCGGAAAATAG
- a CDS encoding expressed protein, whose protein sequence is MRGADGKRLPLWLNTRTLTSHFFFGPYVLFPIAAALTWLGGILALLGLWVVAGKPRYRSNEASVVFISNVGATHQALFIAICCTVAAFYIISMFAERWLRHVDRLPTNIRRRELVFDWLAIFWCIVGCVGLILLSCFNAFTHGTGHWTMTIVFIVGVAISAVFQSAEIWSLHKEHPDRKSLKRNSILKLIIVLFAIVLAICFGITYGICQGNSSATSGHSANTCNNITSAAAAFEWAVAFVLTFYFLTIAADLWPAGKSSPRYMRRLAQWQERHGEGHDFTGRRAFAIYPERWQDKETVMRENMLARNRGLATQVNNGSYTSYDPANGYVAPTGDGVTPLPAAHVHNGSIDYSVTGEGAEARTSMAGSEVPMIRQTAV, encoded by the exons ATGAGAGGAGCAGATGGAAAACGCCTGCCATTATGGCTCAATACCCGTACTCTCACCTCCCACTTCT TCTTTGGCCCCTACGTCCTTTTCCCCATCGCCGCTGCCCTCACGTGGTTGGGCGGCATTCTCGCTCTATTGGGTCTTTGGGTAGTGGCTGGTAAACCGAGGTATAGGAGCAATGAGGCTAGCGTCGTGTTTATTAGTAATGTCGGTGCTACGCACCAGGCGTTGTTCATTGCGATCTGCTGTACTGTAGCCGC ATTCTACATTATATCCATGTTCGCGGAGAGATGGTTAAGGCATGTGGACCGATTGCCCACAAATATCAGGAGAAGGGAACTTGTTTTCG ATTGGCTCGCCATCTTTTGGTGTATCGTGGGTTGCGTCGGACTTATCCTTTTATCTTGC TTCAACGCTTTTACCCATGGAACTGGACACTGGACAATGACAATTGTCTTTATCGTCGGCGTTGCAATTTCTGCTGTTTTCCAATCTGCTGAGATT TGGTCTTTGCACAAAGAGCACCCAGACCGCAAATCGCTGAAGCGAAATTCCATCTTGaagctcatcatcgtttTGTTCGCCATTGTTCTTGCTATTTGCTTCGGTATTACCTACGGTATC TGTCAGGGAAACTCTTCTGCGACAAGCGGTCACTCTGCCAATACATGTAATAACATTACATCGGCAGCCGCTGCGTTCGAATGGGCGGTCGCTTTTGTCCTCACGTTCTACTTCCTCACCATTGCTGCCGACCTTTGGCCCGCAGGTAAATCCTCCCCGCGATACATGCGACGTCTGGCACAATGGCAGGAGAGGCACGGAGAAGGACATGACTTTACTGGTCGACGTGCATTTGCTATCTACCCAGAGCGATGGCAAGATAAGGAGACGGTCATGCGAGAGAACATGTTGGCGAGGAACAGAGGTTTGGCTACCCAAGTTAATAATGGGTCCTACACTAGCTATGACCCGGCCAATGGGTACGTAGCCCCCACAGGTGATGGCGTGACGCCTTTACCTGCTGCGCATGTGCATAATGGGAGCATAGACTACAGCGTGACGGGAGAAGGTGCTGAGGCAAGAACGAGTATGGCAGGAAGCGAGGTTCCTATGATCAGGCAGACTGCTGTATAG